Proteins found in one Legionella pneumophila subsp. pascullei genomic segment:
- a CDS encoding LPS-assembly protein LptD, giving the protein MAAGISAFVLSLIKYQGLAYSAALINEPIQACVIAREIDLTDDIRTKFAQCLGWQSDQSSPVCLGFYKPIPVTPLANPDEVRILADTVSFYRTQRSTLSGHVEMQQGQRIVNAQTAYVYRDPKTNEVSKIEFLNHVRYLEPDRMMIARKAIVYPQDKSGEVEDVLYRFNTNRSNALLPAWGRASLIKRFANQDYLLKEATYTTCAPQDKAWAIEAESISIDNAKGKGVARNAKLRIHEWPVLYTPYLSFPTNRDRKSGFLMPIVGYSNVGGADLGIPYYWNMAPNYDMTFVPHLYTKRGLMLGGQFRYLTSKGNGTFNGNFLPKDKAFGRFLQNNELEFPQIRGLSTNRWEVNLVDSTQFFSDLQLNVNFQQVSDDYYLQDFSTNLASVTQRQLLRQADLTYTTENWTFRGMGQSYQTLHPINEIPVSPVYERLPQLMARGYYDDLPFNAHLNILGQYDQFHWPNDSWNIALNNMPQGPRFHLNPILSIPMMKPWGYVTPSVQFVENYYDVSRNYTWVTPRANYNLTIPRYSLDSGLYFERDLHLKGTYYIQTLEPRIFYLRVPYYNQTPIPVYDSGFMIFNVDQLFRTNRFSGFDRIGDANQLSYALTTRWLEDETGAEKANFSIGQIKYFSDRRVQLCQSPTGFCADNPDTFGNLSSTFGTSPVASRAVYKFNPVWGITGDYIWDPATKATNNADLNLHYQPARNAIINGGYSYLVNGDVTQVRNNGTENNALHQAILSAAWPLSEKWSGIGAYSYNISKNYSMMSFLGVQYDSCCWAMRILGGRTFRSLNNEFEPQYNNNIYLQILLKGLGSVASSDPSGILNTYIPGYYDPFRRR; this is encoded by the coding sequence ATGGCCGCAGGGATAAGTGCTTTTGTTTTATCCTTGATTAAGTACCAAGGATTGGCTTATTCCGCCGCCTTGATAAATGAACCCATTCAAGCCTGCGTGATTGCGCGAGAGATCGATTTAACAGACGATATAAGAACTAAATTTGCCCAATGCTTGGGGTGGCAATCTGATCAAAGCTCCCCGGTTTGTCTCGGTTTTTATAAACCCATTCCAGTGACACCGCTAGCCAATCCAGATGAAGTGCGTATTCTGGCGGATACGGTTTCCTTCTATCGTACACAAAGATCAACATTATCTGGGCATGTAGAAATGCAGCAGGGGCAAAGAATAGTTAACGCTCAAACAGCCTACGTGTATAGAGATCCTAAAACGAATGAAGTAAGCAAAATTGAATTTTTGAATCATGTGCGTTATTTAGAACCTGATAGAATGATGATCGCGAGAAAAGCAATTGTGTATCCTCAAGACAAATCGGGTGAAGTGGAAGATGTTCTGTATCGATTTAATACCAATAGGAGCAATGCTTTGCTACCTGCATGGGGCAGGGCAAGCTTAATCAAACGCTTTGCAAATCAGGATTACTTATTGAAAGAGGCAACTTACACTACATGTGCACCTCAAGATAAGGCTTGGGCTATTGAGGCCGAATCCATCAGTATAGACAATGCGAAAGGGAAGGGCGTGGCTCGAAATGCCAAATTGCGTATCCACGAATGGCCGGTGCTTTATACTCCCTATTTAAGTTTTCCTACCAATAGAGATAGAAAATCCGGATTTCTGATGCCCATAGTGGGGTATTCCAATGTGGGGGGAGCGGATTTGGGTATCCCCTATTATTGGAATATGGCGCCAAATTATGACATGACCTTTGTTCCTCATCTTTATACAAAACGCGGTTTGATGCTGGGGGGGCAATTTAGATATTTGACCTCAAAGGGCAATGGAACATTTAATGGAAATTTTTTACCAAAAGATAAAGCATTTGGCAGGTTTTTACAGAATAATGAGTTAGAGTTCCCCCAGATTCGAGGACTTTCCACGAATCGGTGGGAAGTAAATCTGGTCGACTCAACCCAATTTTTCTCTGATCTTCAATTAAATGTTAATTTTCAACAGGTTTCTGATGATTATTATTTGCAAGATTTTAGTACAAATTTGGCATCGGTAACCCAAAGGCAATTATTACGCCAAGCCGATTTAACCTACACCACCGAAAACTGGACCTTCAGAGGAATGGGACAAAGCTATCAAACGTTGCACCCGATTAACGAAATCCCGGTTTCTCCTGTTTATGAACGTTTACCGCAACTTATGGCACGAGGTTATTATGATGATTTACCTTTTAATGCCCATTTAAATATCCTTGGCCAATATGATCAGTTTCACTGGCCTAATGATTCATGGAATATAGCACTTAATAATATGCCTCAGGGGCCGCGATTTCATCTGAATCCTATTTTATCAATACCAATGATGAAGCCATGGGGATATGTTACTCCTTCGGTACAATTTGTTGAAAATTATTACGATGTTTCAAGAAATTATACATGGGTCACACCGCGTGCTAATTATAACCTGACGATACCTCGCTACAGCCTTGATAGCGGATTATATTTCGAACGTGATTTGCATCTTAAGGGTACGTATTACATACAAACTTTAGAACCCAGAATATTCTATTTAAGAGTACCTTATTATAACCAAACGCCTATTCCAGTTTATGATTCCGGGTTTATGATTTTTAATGTAGATCAATTGTTTAGGACTAATCGCTTTTCAGGGTTTGATAGAATCGGAGATGCCAATCAGCTAAGTTATGCTCTCACCACAAGGTGGTTAGAAGATGAAACAGGTGCTGAGAAAGCGAATTTTTCTATTGGTCAAATTAAATATTTTAGTGATAGAAGAGTACAACTTTGTCAAAGCCCTACAGGATTTTGTGCCGACAATCCAGATACCTTTGGAAATTTATCTTCTACTTTTGGAACATCGCCTGTTGCTTCAAGGGCTGTATATAAATTTAATCCAGTCTGGGGTATAACAGGGGATTATATTTGGGATCCGGCTACAAAGGCTACCAATAACGCGGATTTAAATTTGCACTATCAGCCAGCACGTAATGCCATCATCAATGGTGGGTATAGTTATTTGGTTAATGGTGATGTAACTCAAGTAAGAAATAATGGCACTGAAAATAATGCCTTACATCAAGCAATACTGTCCGCTGCCTGGCCTCTTAGTGAGAAATGGAGTGGCATTGGAGCCTATAGTTATAATATCAGTAAAAATTACAGTATGATGTCATTTCTTGGCGTTCAATATGATAGTTGTTGCTGGGCTATGCGTATTTTGGGAGGGCGAACTTTTAGAAGTTTAAATAATGAATTTGAGCCTCAGTACAATAACAACATTTATTTGCAAATATTATTAAAAGGCTTAGGATCAGTCGCTAGCAGCGACCCTAGTGGGATATTGAATACCTATATCCCAGGATACTATGATCCCTTCCGACGTCGTTAA
- a CDS encoding peptidylprolyl isomerase produces MFKRIALVCALFSGICFAEGKQLLDKVVAIVNDDVITSSELNAQVELSKKQIIAQNMQMPDESVLRKQVLQHLIDVDLEMQMAKQNGIAIDNAEIDEAIEKIAASNHLNLSQMRDEITKQGISWQEYRENIRKEMIISRVQQKAVGKDVIVTNEQVEQYLKTSGRVENSNLTYHLKNIVIPLNEEPTTKQLQRAKIEAENLLNKIKKGEDFSRLAIEESSGEFALEGGDLGERHLAELPEVFAKEVVHMKVGQVVGPIRAGNGFHLIKLIAVGGESQRHVITQTHVRHILLKPDASMVPSEAIKQVNNIYRQIKSGKDFALMAKQYSLDAASAVKGGDLGWVNPGELVPEFEKTMNSLPLHKVSKPVKTQYGWHLIEVIARRQKDDSEAFKKQQVRQFLQQRKFVEAVQNWQQHLRSQAYINIVDKDLA; encoded by the coding sequence ATGTTTAAAAGAATAGCATTGGTATGCGCTTTGTTTTCAGGAATATGTTTCGCTGAGGGAAAGCAGTTATTAGATAAAGTGGTTGCTATAGTGAATGATGATGTCATTACTTCCAGCGAATTGAATGCTCAAGTCGAGCTGTCTAAAAAGCAAATTATCGCTCAAAATATGCAAATGCCTGATGAATCCGTATTACGTAAGCAAGTATTGCAACATTTAATAGACGTTGATCTGGAAATGCAAATGGCAAAACAAAATGGTATTGCTATTGATAATGCTGAAATTGATGAAGCGATTGAAAAAATAGCTGCTTCAAATCATCTAAATTTATCGCAAATGCGTGATGAAATTACAAAGCAAGGGATTAGCTGGCAAGAATATAGAGAAAATATTCGCAAGGAAATGATAATTTCCAGAGTTCAACAAAAAGCAGTAGGTAAAGATGTTATTGTTACCAACGAGCAGGTGGAACAATATTTAAAAACTTCAGGTCGTGTGGAAAATTCTAACTTAACCTATCATTTGAAAAATATTGTTATCCCTTTAAACGAAGAACCAACAACAAAACAACTCCAAAGAGCTAAAATCGAAGCTGAAAACTTATTAAATAAGATTAAAAAAGGCGAGGATTTTAGTCGTTTGGCCATAGAAGAGTCCAGTGGAGAGTTTGCACTGGAAGGTGGTGATTTGGGGGAGCGTCATTTGGCAGAGCTGCCTGAGGTATTTGCTAAAGAGGTAGTACACATGAAGGTAGGTCAGGTCGTCGGCCCGATAAGAGCAGGCAATGGTTTTCATTTGATCAAATTAATAGCTGTTGGCGGTGAGAGTCAGCGTCATGTAATCACTCAAACACACGTCAGACACATACTGCTTAAACCCGATGCCAGCATGGTGCCATCTGAAGCGATTAAGCAAGTTAATAATATTTACAGGCAAATAAAATCAGGCAAAGATTTTGCTCTCATGGCCAAACAATATTCACTTGATGCCGCCAGTGCCGTTAAAGGCGGCGATTTAGGATGGGTTAATCCTGGTGAATTAGTTCCGGAGTTTGAAAAAACCATGAACAGTTTACCATTACATAAAGTCAGTAAACCGGTAAAAACCCAGTATGGCTGGCATCTTATTGAAGTCATTGCACGCCGACAGAAGGATGATTCAGAAGCCTTTAAGAAGCAACAGGTCAGGCAATTTCTACAACAGCGTAAATTTGTAGAGGCAGTGCAAAATTGGCAACAACATTTACGTTCTCAAGCCTACATTAACATAGTTGATAAGGATTTAGCATGA
- the pdxA gene encoding 4-hydroxythreonine-4-phosphate dehydrogenase PdxA, with product MNPLLISSGEPAGIGPDLCLALAETDLPVVILGDLSLLETRARELNLCIKFLEYSPHQGFEKKTGYLTVWPVPCAVPVISGELNPQNAAYVIDLLTLGASLCSTGEFSALVTAPVHKANINAAGISFTGHTEFFADFFGVETVVMMLACSQMKVALVTTHLPLHRVSDAISSSLIIKVIQQLHHSLKYDFGVENPKINVAGLNPHAGESGYLGREEIEIITPALNSLKHQGIDVSGPLPADTMFIPNHTNSCDAYVAMYHDQGLPVLKYAGFNEAVNITLGLPIIRTSVDHGTALELAGKNKANPGSMLAAIKMARDMVLTRIK from the coding sequence ATGAACCCACTGCTTATTAGTAGTGGAGAGCCTGCTGGAATTGGTCCGGATTTATGCCTGGCTTTGGCAGAGACCGATTTGCCTGTTGTGATTTTAGGTGATCTGTCTTTATTAGAGACAAGAGCCAGGGAACTAAATCTGTGTATTAAATTTTTAGAGTACAGCCCCCATCAAGGCTTCGAAAAAAAAACAGGATATTTAACTGTATGGCCTGTACCATGCGCTGTCCCGGTCATTAGCGGTGAATTAAATCCGCAAAATGCGGCTTATGTCATAGACCTTTTGACTTTAGGAGCATCTCTATGTTCCACGGGAGAATTTTCGGCTTTGGTTACAGCTCCTGTTCACAAGGCAAACATTAATGCAGCCGGCATTTCGTTTACTGGCCATACGGAATTTTTTGCTGATTTTTTTGGGGTTGAAACTGTTGTGATGATGTTGGCCTGTTCTCAAATGAAGGTGGCTTTGGTTACAACTCATCTCCCTTTGCACAGGGTATCTGATGCTATTAGCTCTTCGCTCATCATAAAGGTCATTCAGCAATTACATCATTCATTAAAATATGATTTTGGAGTTGAAAATCCAAAAATAAATGTGGCTGGACTGAACCCACATGCCGGAGAATCCGGGTATTTAGGTCGGGAAGAAATTGAAATTATTACTCCAGCTTTAAATAGTCTAAAACATCAAGGTATAGATGTGTCAGGGCCGTTACCAGCAGATACGATGTTTATACCTAACCATACCAATAGCTGCGATGCTTATGTCGCTATGTACCATGATCAGGGGCTACCAGTTCTAAAATACGCGGGATTTAATGAAGCAGTCAACATCACTCTGGGATTGCCAATCATTCGTACTTCTGTCGACCACGGGACCGCACTAGAGTTAGCCGGCAAGAACAAAGCTAATCCAGGTAGTATGCTTGCTGCGATCAAGATGGCGAGAGATATGGTGCTAACAAGGATAAAATGA
- a CDS encoding dihydrofolate reductase — translation MSLISLIAAIDEAGGLGINNQLLCYLPADLQHFKFITMGKPVIMGRKTYESIGKPLPGRLNIVISQMIQSIPGVIVVNSLGQAIEETADAREVMIIGGARIYSQAISMANRLYITRIHHRFMADVFFPKINELEWDCRSKEFQQHDEKNQYDMTFCLYERTSA, via the coding sequence ATGTCACTGATTAGTCTGATAGCAGCCATAGATGAAGCAGGGGGATTGGGTATTAACAACCAATTACTCTGCTATTTGCCAGCCGACTTACAGCACTTTAAATTCATTACCATGGGCAAGCCAGTTATCATGGGTAGAAAAACCTATGAATCAATAGGCAAACCTCTTCCTGGCAGACTAAATATCGTGATCAGTCAAATGATTCAGTCAATACCTGGTGTTATTGTTGTTAATTCTTTGGGACAGGCCATAGAAGAAACGGCTGATGCACGAGAGGTAATGATCATCGGGGGAGCCAGGATCTATTCTCAAGCCATATCAATGGCTAATCGCTTATATATAACTCGGATACACCATCGATTTATGGCAGATGTATTTTTTCCAAAAATTAATGAATTGGAATGGGACTGCCGAAGCAAGGAGTTTCAGCAGCACGATGAGAAAAATCAATACGATATGACATTCTGCCTATATGAAAGAACATCAGCTTGA
- a CDS encoding DUF3421 domain-containing protein, translated as MSKLVLFLLMIFFINPTWANTHYHQHPASPLANALRTGTDTNGNALYLCRAKLFNSIQPGKTWAGYGRCNVPYGGKEYVLSQFTIPNQNEFARYSWEPNAEHALLIGKDTNGNPLFVCQSNFNGSIQPGKTWPGYSHCNISYGGREIITDNYRILSRPTEIIVRTQPPVHRHPSQNRHYHY; from the coding sequence ATGTCCAAACTTGTACTCTTTTTATTGATGATATTCTTTATAAATCCTACTTGGGCTAATACTCATTACCATCAACATCCTGCTTCACCGTTAGCAAATGCGTTACGAACCGGAACCGACACAAATGGCAATGCATTGTATTTGTGTAGAGCAAAACTGTTTAATAGTATCCAGCCAGGAAAGACATGGGCAGGATATGGCCGATGCAATGTCCCTTATGGGGGGAAAGAATATGTTCTCAGCCAGTTTACTATACCGAATCAAAATGAATTTGCGCGTTACAGTTGGGAACCCAATGCAGAACATGCATTGTTAATAGGTAAAGATACCAATGGTAATCCTTTATTCGTCTGTCAAAGTAACTTCAATGGAAGTATTCAGCCTGGGAAAACGTGGCCTGGTTACTCTCATTGTAATATTTCTTATGGAGGTCGAGAAATTATTACGGATAATTATAGAATACTGAGCAGACCTACTGAAATAATTGTAAGGACGCAACCACCAGTTCATAGGCATCCCTCACAAAACAGACATTATCATTATTGA
- the tuf gene encoding elongation factor Tu, giving the protein MAKEKFERKKPHVNVGTIGHVDHGKTTLTAAITTIMAKKYGGTAKAYDQIDAAPEERERGITISTAHVEYESANRHYAHVDCPGHADYVKNMITGAAQMDGAILVVSAADGPMPQTREHILLSRQVGVPYIVVFMNKADMVDDPELLELVEMEVRDLLSSYDFPGDDIPIVVGSALKALEGEDSDIGVKAIEKLVETMDSYIPEPVRNIDKPFLLPIEDVFSISGRGTVVTGRVESGIVKVGEEVEIVGIRDTQKTTCTGVEMFRKLLDEGRAGDNVGVLLRGTKRDEVERGQVLAKPGTIKPHTKFEAEVYVLSKEEGGRHTPFFNGYRPQFYFRTTDVTGTCDLPSGVEMVMPGDNVQLVVSLHAPIAMDEGLRFAIREGGRTVGAGVVAKIIE; this is encoded by the coding sequence ATGGCGAAGGAAAAATTTGAACGTAAGAAGCCGCACGTAAACGTGGGTACGATTGGTCACGTAGACCATGGTAAGACGACATTGACAGCAGCTATTACAACGATTATGGCGAAGAAGTATGGTGGTACAGCGAAGGCGTACGATCAAATTGATGCTGCGCCAGAAGAAAGAGAGCGTGGAATTACTATTTCTACAGCGCACGTTGAATATGAATCAGCGAATAGACATTATGCGCACGTAGACTGCCCAGGGCATGCTGACTATGTTAAGAACATGATTACTGGTGCTGCGCAAATGGACGGAGCGATACTGGTTGTATCAGCAGCTGATGGTCCTATGCCGCAAACGAGGGAACACATTCTATTGTCTCGCCAGGTAGGTGTTCCATATATTGTTGTGTTCATGAACAAAGCGGATATGGTTGATGATCCTGAATTATTAGAATTGGTTGAAATGGAAGTGCGTGATTTGCTAAGCAGTTACGATTTTCCTGGAGATGATATACCTATTGTTGTTGGTTCGGCGTTAAAAGCATTGGAAGGTGAAGACAGTGACATAGGTGTTAAGGCTATTGAGAAACTGGTTGAGACAATGGATTCTTATATTCCTGAGCCAGTCAGAAACATAGACAAGCCATTTTTGTTACCGATTGAAGACGTATTTTCAATTTCTGGACGCGGAACAGTGGTCACTGGACGTGTTGAGAGCGGAATTGTTAAAGTTGGTGAGGAAGTTGAAATTGTTGGAATAAGAGACACCCAAAAGACGACTTGTACGGGTGTTGAGATGTTCCGTAAATTACTTGATGAAGGTCGAGCTGGTGATAATGTTGGTGTGTTGTTACGTGGCACGAAGCGAGATGAAGTGGAGCGTGGACAGGTATTGGCTAAGCCAGGTACCATCAAGCCACACACCAAGTTTGAAGCAGAAGTGTATGTGTTATCCAAGGAAGAAGGCGGACGACATACTCCATTCTTTAATGGTTACCGTCCACAATTCTATTTCAGAACCACCGATGTGACAGGTACTTGTGACTTGCCATCTGGAGTTGAAATGGTAATGCCTGGAGATAATGTGCAATTAGTGGTTAGCTTGCATGCTCCAATTGCGATGGATGAAGGCTTAAGATTCGCAATTAGAGAGGGTGGCCGAACAGTTGGCGCCGGTGTAGTCGCTAAAATAATCGAGTAA
- the secE gene encoding preprotein translocase subunit SecE, with amino-acid sequence MKSSNENQSKIKDIMSWLAIVIATAGAFLCTYYYTFTGPIQSIIWLAWLILILFLGYLTTTGKKVFEFAQEAKVELLKVVWPTRQETIQTTTIVMVMVGLTGFILWGVDSIMMWAIAKLTHLG; translated from the coding sequence ATGAAAAGTTCAAACGAAAATCAAAGTAAGATTAAAGATATTATGTCCTGGTTAGCTATTGTAATAGCTACAGCAGGTGCTTTTCTATGCACTTACTATTATACATTTACAGGACCAATTCAATCTATAATATGGCTTGCGTGGCTTATTTTGATCCTTTTCTTGGGTTACTTAACAACGACAGGTAAGAAAGTCTTTGAGTTTGCGCAAGAAGCAAAAGTTGAATTGTTAAAAGTGGTTTGGCCTACACGGCAAGAAACGATACAAACAACTACTATAGTAATGGTGATGGTTGGATTGACAGGATTTATACTCTGGGGTGTAGATTCAATCATGATGTGGGCAATTGCTAAGTTAACACATTTAGGGTGA
- the nusG gene encoding transcription termination/antitermination protein NusG: protein MVEENKAKQWYVVHAYSGYENFVMREITSRAKHHNLQDKIGEVVVPSEEVVEMRSGQKRKSTRKFFPGYVLVHMVMDDQTWHMVRGIPRVLGFIGGTSQTPTPISDKEAQAIMQRVEDGVTKPRPKILFEPGEVIRVKEGPFVDFNGVVEEVNYEKNRLRVAVLIFGRSTPVELEFSQVEKT from the coding sequence ATGGTTGAGGAAAACAAAGCAAAACAGTGGTACGTTGTACATGCCTATTCAGGATATGAGAATTTTGTCATGCGCGAAATAACATCCCGTGCAAAACACCATAATTTACAAGACAAAATAGGCGAGGTTGTTGTACCTTCAGAAGAAGTTGTTGAAATGCGCTCAGGCCAAAAGCGTAAAAGTACCCGCAAATTTTTCCCAGGATATGTCCTAGTTCATATGGTAATGGATGATCAAACATGGCACATGGTCAGAGGCATACCTAGAGTTCTAGGTTTTATTGGCGGAACTAGCCAAACACCGACTCCGATTTCTGATAAGGAAGCTCAAGCAATTATGCAACGAGTTGAAGACGGTGTAACCAAGCCAAGACCAAAAATACTGTTTGAGCCAGGAGAAGTAATCAGAGTTAAAGAAGGTCCATTTGTTGACTTTAATGGGGTTGTTGAAGAGGTCAACTATGAGAAAAATAGACTAAGAGTAGCAGTACTTATTTTTGGACGTTCAACCCCAGTGGAACTTGAATTCAGTCAAGTAGAAAAAACATAA
- the rplK gene encoding 50S ribosomal protein L11 — MAKKVEAYIKLQIPAGKANPSPPVGPALGQRGVNIMEFCKAFNAATQQMEQGLPIPVVITVYSDRSFTFITKTPPASVLLKKAAGIQSGSGTPNTKKVAKLNVSQLEEIAKVKKPDLTAADLAAAVRCIAGTARSMGIEVEGLE; from the coding sequence ATGGCAAAAAAAGTAGAAGCATATATAAAATTACAGATCCCTGCTGGAAAAGCAAATCCTAGTCCTCCAGTTGGACCTGCTTTAGGTCAACGTGGTGTAAATATTATGGAGTTCTGTAAGGCATTCAATGCTGCGACACAGCAAATGGAACAGGGACTACCCATTCCAGTTGTCATTACTGTGTATAGTGATCGTAGTTTTACCTTTATAACCAAGACCCCACCAGCTTCAGTTCTGCTGAAAAAAGCTGCAGGTATTCAAAGTGGAAGTGGCACACCAAATACTAAAAAAGTAGCCAAACTGAATGTCAGTCAACTTGAAGAAATTGCTAAAGTCAAGAAACCTGATCTGACAGCGGCTGACCTGGCAGCAGCAGTAAGATGTATCGCAGGTACCGCACGTAGCATGGGTATTGAAGTTGAAGGTTTGGAATAA
- the rplA gene encoding 50S ribosomal protein L1, which translates to MSKLTKKQKKIAEVIKPNHLYTVADAVAILKQFASKKFRESLDISINLGVDPRKSDQVVRSSTNLPKGTGKTVRVAVFAQGDNAAKALAAGADIVGFEDLADKIKAGEMNFDVVIATPDAMRIVGQLGQILGPRGLMPNPKVGTVTTNVEAAVNDAKSGQVRYRTDKNGIIHCTVGKADFPSEDVLENVVALINDLKKAKPASSKGQYLKKISLSTTMGPGLPIDISSIPV; encoded by the coding sequence ATGTCAAAATTAACTAAAAAACAAAAGAAAATAGCGGAAGTTATTAAGCCAAATCATCTCTATACTGTAGCCGATGCTGTAGCTATTCTAAAACAGTTTGCATCTAAAAAGTTTCGTGAGAGTCTTGATATCAGTATTAATTTAGGAGTTGACCCACGTAAATCTGATCAAGTAGTTCGGTCTTCTACTAATCTGCCAAAAGGTACAGGTAAAACAGTTCGGGTTGCTGTTTTTGCTCAAGGTGACAATGCAGCTAAAGCACTTGCTGCAGGAGCTGATATAGTAGGTTTTGAAGATCTAGCTGATAAAATTAAAGCGGGCGAGATGAATTTTGATGTTGTCATTGCAACTCCAGATGCTATGCGAATTGTGGGTCAACTTGGACAAATTTTAGGCCCAAGAGGGCTCATGCCTAATCCTAAAGTTGGAACAGTGACAACCAACGTGGAAGCAGCAGTTAATGATGCCAAATCAGGACAAGTACGATACAGAACTGATAAAAACGGCATCATTCATTGTACAGTTGGCAAAGCAGACTTCCCTTCTGAAGATGTTCTTGAAAACGTAGTTGCATTAATTAACGATTTGAAGAAGGCAAAGCCAGCATCATCTAAAGGGCAATATCTGAAGAAAATCTCTTTATCTACAACAATGGGACCGGGATTACCTATTGATATTTCATCAATACCTGTGTAA
- the rplJ gene encoding 50S ribosomal protein L10, which produces MTLNLAAKKAVVEEVTAVASKAISAVVADYRGLTVNQMTQLRSEARKSGVYLRVVRNTLTRRAFKNTEFECLNDLLVGPVFIALSLEAPSDAARLLKEYAKTFEKLEIRALSVGGKVYNANQIDAVASLPTRDEAIAKLMYVMKAPVEKFVRTLAEPHAKLVRTLAAVKDKKAGNPA; this is translated from the coding sequence GTGACATTAAATTTAGCTGCAAAAAAAGCCGTTGTTGAAGAAGTGACTGCAGTCGCGTCAAAGGCTATTTCAGCAGTGGTTGCTGATTATCGTGGGTTAACTGTAAATCAAATGACGCAATTGCGTAGTGAAGCGCGCAAATCCGGTGTCTATCTTCGTGTGGTGCGAAATACACTAACAAGAAGAGCATTTAAAAACACTGAATTTGAATGCTTGAATGACTTACTTGTAGGTCCTGTATTCATAGCATTGTCACTTGAAGCACCAAGTGATGCTGCAAGACTACTGAAAGAATACGCAAAAACATTTGAAAAGCTTGAGATCAGAGCATTGTCAGTTGGTGGGAAAGTATACAACGCGAATCAAATTGATGCCGTTGCAAGCTTACCTACACGTGACGAGGCGATCGCCAAGCTGATGTATGTGATGAAAGCGCCAGTTGAGAAATTTGTCCGCACACTAGCAGAGCCACATGCCAAACTGGTTAGAACTCTTGCTGCTGTAAAGGACAAAAAAGCAGGCAATCCCGCTTAA
- the rplL gene encoding 50S ribosomal protein L7/L12 produces MAVSKNEILETISNMTVMEVVELIEAMEEKFNVSAAAAAVAVAAPAAGAAAAAEEQTEFTVVMTSFGSNKVNVIKAIRGITGLGLKEAKDLVEGAPSTVKEGVSKDEAASIKKELEEAGATVEVK; encoded by the coding sequence ATGGCTGTATCAAAAAACGAAATATTAGAAACAATTTCTAACATGACAGTAATGGAAGTTGTTGAATTAATCGAAGCAATGGAAGAGAAATTTAATGTTTCTGCTGCCGCTGCTGCTGTAGCTGTTGCCGCGCCAGCTGCAGGTGCTGCTGCCGCTGCTGAAGAGCAAACTGAGTTTACTGTTGTAATGACCAGTTTTGGTTCTAACAAGGTAAACGTAATTAAGGCAATTCGAGGCATAACTGGTCTAGGCCTGAAAGAAGCTAAAGACTTAGTAGAAGGTGCACCATCAACTGTTAAAGAGGGTGTATCAAAAGATGAAGCTGCCAGTATCAAGAAAGAGCTTGAAGAAGCTGGTGCTACAGTAGAAGTTAAATAA